GCCCTTGTTACTGCAAGTTACACattctgttactgcatgtggaggattaaagttcaaaatgccaatttttgaaaagcaatatctcacaagatatgtattattttttaaaaccgttttcaCAATGATATTGTAGTGCATGTGGAggtttaaacttcaaaatgcatctacaTATTCTCCTCCTCAAGAAAttgttcttcctccctcttcttaagAAAACCGGTCTCCTCCCTccaatatagtgttactgcatgcatgtatatgacgttactgcacttttgacaaTAATATTGTTGTGAATTACAGTAAACCAggaattgaaataaaaatatatgggttcaaAGTCTTAGATGCtaaaccatatacttgttactgcacaaaagtaaaagtgttactgCACGACATATACACGTTACCACCTGACAGTTACACATTACCGCATGTTTACGTAGTAACACTATCCAAGAACCGCAGTAAAACACTTTGTTACTGTAGAACATATAGAACGTTACTGCACCTTTGGCAGTAACATCGTGGTGAAACTGTAGTAAACtagaaatcaaaagaaaaatatgggtTGAAAGTCTCACATGCTAAATATACATGTTACTGCACAAAgtggaagtgttactacatGGCAAGTACACGTTACCacatgtttatgcagtaacactattcaTAAATTGCAGTAAGACACATTGTTACTACAAAACTTATGGTTTTTACTACACACTTACAGTAACGTCACGATGGGATTGTAGTAACGCATAACAGATAGTAGTAACAAGTAGTAATgctatagtattactacttgtggagagttAAGATCCAAAAAACCCAAGCTTCGAATAACAATATCTCTCATGTgatgtatgattttttaaaaccgtttgcaccatgatgttagaaaaaaatacttatcaaaagtagatccgtcatgactatattttaactaaatttgaatGTTGTTACTGCACGTAAGACAcagtgttactgcacgatggCTGTCGCGTTACTGCACTGTTTCGCAagacgagagctgagaagaggtgggtggtgggggagTTGGTAGGCAGTTTGACCGGGTTTTGACCGACGTGGGGGTGCTTTGACTGAActttgactgaggtgggaggtgggttttgagcccttaaaagggaggggaggtgagTTTGGCCCTTGGGAgggggggtatagaatagctattctatacccgggtgtagaatagtttatatatatatatatatatatatatatatctatatatatatatatatatagggtgagACTATAATACACCCGGGgtatagaatagttattctataccccccctccccctcaagagcccaacccacctccccctccttttATTGGGCTCAAAACCCACCTCCCATCCCAGTCAAAGCATGGTCAAAGGACGGTCAAATCGCTGCCATGTCGGTCAAACCCATGTGCTAACTTCCTCCCACATCCACCTATTTGTTGTCCTTGGCTCGTACGGACGGTGCAGTAACATGACGACCACCATGCAGTAACGTTGTACCTTACTTGCAGTAACACtaataaaatatagttaaaatataatcatgacGGATCTAGTTTTGTAGagcttttttttaaagcatTACGGTGcaaacggttcaaaaatataatatgtggtgtgagagatattattgtttaaagatGTGAATTCAAAAGATATCACTTGCACTTACATTTTACTAGTTTAAAGTGGGTGATAGGTCCTGTACCTGTGTTTGGTTGTTACCACCTGTTATTGCAGTAACGCTATTAAGAAATTGCAGTAACATGCACTGTTACTTTAAAAGTTATAGTTGTTACTGCACACATACAGTAACGTCATGATGGAATGGTAGTAACACACAATAAAAAGTAGTAACAATAATGATTTAGTATTACTACTTATGGAGAGATAAATTTCAAAAGACCAATCTTCGAGAAGAAATAGTAGTAACATACTCGATTACTGTAAAAGCACATAAACTGTTACAACTCTACAGGACACAAAGTTCCATAGTTGTAAGAAGCTAAGTAGaagagaaatatatatgttattacaAAACTCATAACAAGTTACTATGTTTTAGTAGTAACATTATCGTATAAGTATAGTAACACGTCACGTTACTGCAAAACATATAGgatgttactgcacttttgataGTAACATCGTAGTGAAATTGTACTAAACTAggaatcgaaacaaaaatatatgagtTAAAAGTCTATATGCTAACCATAtatttgttactgcacaaaagtgtaAGTGTTACTGCATGGCAGATACACGTTACCACAAGtgtatgcagtaacactattcaAGAATTGCAGTAAGACGCTttgttactgcaaaacttataaAATTTACCACACTTTCATAATAATGTTATGATGGGATTGTAGTAACGTACAATAGATAGTAATAACACTTGTGGAGAGTTAAATTTCAAAAGACCAATCTTTGAAGGTTCTCTCTACCCTTGCCCCATAAGTAAACCGAGccaattcatctctctctccatgttactgcacttttttttcttactatacATATTCTTGCAGTAACGTTATCAAGTAATCGGAGTAACACACTATGTTACTATGAAACTTATAATCGTTACTACATCTTGTAGTAATGGCATTATATGATTGCAGTAACGCATAGCAGATCAGCAGTAATACTTATGATATAGTATCGTGGAGagccaaatttttaaaaaaccaatctttgAAGGGTAATATCTCTTACATCATGTACTACTTTTAAAAACcatttgcaccatgatgttagaaaaaaagtgcttatcaaaagtaTATCCgtcatgattatattatgactACATTTCAATATTGTTACTGCAAGTAAGACATgatgttactgcacgatgaacATCGCGTTACTACGTCGTTCTGagacgagagctgagaagagtGGAGGTGGTGGGAAAAGTGAAGGGCGGGTTTGACCGAGGTGTGGGGTGGGTTTTGCCCCCTGGAGGgaggggggtatagaatagttattctatacccgggtgtagaatagtttttctatatatatatatatatatatatatatatatatatatatatatatatatatatatatatataccggaAGCACCCCTTGTTTCAAAGAGAGGAGGACGGGTTATTCACATTTAATTTGATGGTCAGAGGCGAATTGAAAGCTAAGCAGTGGTAATTAAGACCCCCGGGGGAAAATAGGGATGTCTCCTACGTTACCCATAATATGTAGAAGTATCGATGTAATTTCACAGAGTCATTCGATCTGAATGCTACATGAAGAACATAAGCCAGATGACGGAACGCGGAGACCTAGGATGTAGAAGATCATAACATGAGCGATTCGGCAGATTTGGATTCCTTTCCTATACATCCACTCATGTGGTACTTCATCATACGATTCATATAAGATCCATCAGTCTAGAGATCGTCATATATATCTAGAAAGCCGTATGCTTTGGAAGAAGCTTGTACAGTTTGGGAAGGGGTTTtttgagagaaaagaagaatctACTTCAACCGATATGCCCTTAGGCACGGCCATACATAACATAGAAATCACACGTGGAAGGGGTGGGCAATTAGCTAGAGCAGCAGGTGCTGTAGCGAAACTGATTGCAAAAGAAGGTAAATCGGCCACTTTAAGATTACCATCTGGGGAGGTCCGTTTGGTATCCCAAAACTGCTTAGCAATAGTCGGACAAGTGGGTAATGTTGGGGTGAACCAAAAAAGTTTGGGTAGAGCCGGGTCTAAGTGTTGGCTAGGTAAACGCCCCGTAGTAAGAGGGGTAGTTATGAACCCTGTGGACCACCCCCATGGGGGCGGTGAAGGGAAAGCCCCCATTGGTAGAAAAAAACCCACAACCCCTTGGGGTTATCCTGCGCTTGGAAGAAGAactaggaaaaggaaaaaatatagtgATAGTTTTATTCTTCGTCGCTGTAAGTAAATACGTAACTAGGAATATGGAAAATTGCATTTTTGGAATTTGCAATAATGGGATGGGCGAACGACGGGAATTGAACCCGCGCATGGTGGATTCACAATCCACTGCCTTGATCCACTTGGCTACATCCGCCCCTTATCCAGCTAaaggattttctcttttttccattCATCATTATTCTATTTATTCTGACCTCCATACTTCGATCGAGATATTGGACATCGAATGCCACTctttaaaatggaaaaaaaggagTAATCAGCTGTGacacgaaaaaaaacaaatcctttTGTAGCTCATCATTTATTggcaaaaatagaaaaggtcAATATGAAGGAGGAGAAAGAAACAATAGTAACGTGGTCCCAGGCATCTAGCATTCTACCCGCAATGGTTGGCCATACAATCGCGATTCATAATGGAAAGGAACATATACCTATTTACATAACAAATCCTATGGTAGGTCGCAAATTGGGGGAATTCGTACCAACTCGGCATTTCACGAGTTATGAAAGTGCAAGAAAGGATACTAAATCTCGTCGTTAActgaattcagaatagaaagattcaaaataaaaaaaaagaaatacccAATATCTTGCTGAAGCAAGATATTGGGTATTTCTAGCTTTCCTTTCTAGTTAATACGTGTGCTTGGGAGTCCTTGCAATTTGAATAAACCAAGATCTTACCATGACTGCAATTTTAGAGAGACGCGAAAGTACAAGCCTGTGGGGTCGCTTCTGCAACTGGATAACTAGCACCGAAAACCGTCTTTACATCGGATGGTTCGGTGTTTTGATGATCCCTACCTTATTGACCGCAACTTCTGTATTTATTATTGCCTTCATCGCTGTCCCTCCAGTAGATATTGATGGTATTCGTGAGCCTGTTTCTGGTTCTTTACTTTACAGAAATAATATTATCTCTGGTGCCATTATTCCTACTTCTGCGGCGATCGGATTGCACTTTTACCCAATTTGGGAAGCTGCATCTGTTGATGAGTGGTTATACAATGGCGGTCCTTATGAGCTAATTGTTCTACACTTCTTACTTGGTGTAGCTTGTTATATGGGTCGTGAGTGGGAACTGAGTTTCCGTCTGGGTATGCGTCCTTGGATTGCTGTTGCATATTCAGCTCCTGTTGCAGCTGCTACTGCTGTTTTCTTGATTTACCCTATTGGTCAAGGAAGTTTCTCTGATGGTATGCCTTTAGGAATATCTGGTACTTTCAACTTTATGATTGTATTCCAGGCAGAGCATAACATCCTTATGCATCCATTTCACATGTTAGGTGTAGCTGGTGTATTCGGCGGTTCCCTATTCAGTGCTATGCATGGTTCCTTGGTAACCTCTAGTTTGATCAGGGAAACCACTGAAAACGAATCTGCTAATGAGGGTTACAGATTTGGTCAAGAGGAAGAGACTTATAATATTGTGGCCGCTCATGGTTATTTTGGCCGATTAATCTTCCAATATGCTAGTTTTAACAACTCtcgtttatatatatatatataaacgaTTATACACCCCCCctatagaataactattctgtacccctccccctccatccctctcccctccggtCCCGCACCCTACGTCTCCTGTGCGcgctcctctttttttttctggcgcCCTCCCCAC
The sequence above is drawn from the Oryza glaberrima chromosome 10, OglaRS2, whole genome shotgun sequence genome and encodes:
- the LOC127752672 gene encoding photosystem II protein D1-like, with amino-acid sequence MTAILERRESTSLWGRFCNWITSTENRLYIGWFGVLMIPTLLTATSVFIIAFIAVPPVDIDGIREPVSGSLLYRNNIISGAIIPTSAAIGLHFYPIWEAASVDEWLYNGGPYELIVLHFLLGVACYMGREWELSFRLGMRPWIAVAYSAPVAAATAVFLIYPIGQGSFSDGMPLGISGTFNFMIVFQAEHNILMHPFHMLGVAGVFGGSLFSAMHGSLVTSSLIRETTENESANEGYRFGQEEETYNIVAAHGYFGRLIFQYASFNNSRLYIYI